From Cystobacter fuscus DSM 2262, one genomic window encodes:
- a CDS encoding zinc metalloprotease, whose translation MSRSVVSKSGKFAVVLGAVLALGGCTDVEQLPVEEPTTQEQDFARGCVTKDLSEAERNAVEQAIAGSVKGQARTPGSVTIKVYWHTITNTSGAGALSATAIANQISVLNAAYSKTPFKFSLVSTDTTANNSWYTTTGGTYETQMKNALRKGGAGDLNVYSNNMGGGLLGWATFPSSYSSQPKMDGVVILYSSLPGGSAAPFNQGDTATHEVGHWLGLYHTFQGGCTTTNDSVSDTPAESTPASGCPTGRDTCSSTGLDPITNFMDYSDDACMNTFSAGQIERMDTLTKQYRGI comes from the coding sequence ATGTCCCGCAGCGTCGTGTCGAAGAGTGGCAAGTTCGCGGTGGTCCTGGGTGCGGTCCTGGCGCTCGGTGGTTGCACGGACGTGGAGCAGCTGCCCGTCGAGGAGCCGACGACCCAGGAGCAGGACTTCGCGCGCGGCTGCGTGACGAAGGACCTGAGCGAGGCCGAGCGCAACGCGGTGGAGCAGGCCATCGCGGGAAGCGTCAAGGGACAGGCGCGCACCCCGGGCTCGGTGACCATCAAGGTCTACTGGCACACCATCACCAACACCTCGGGCGCTGGCGCCCTGAGCGCCACGGCGATCGCCAACCAGATCTCCGTGCTCAACGCCGCCTACTCGAAGACGCCCTTCAAGTTCTCGCTCGTGAGCACGGACACGACCGCCAACAACTCCTGGTACACCACCACGGGTGGCACGTACGAGACGCAGATGAAGAACGCGCTGCGCAAGGGCGGCGCGGGCGACCTCAACGTCTACTCCAACAACATGGGCGGCGGCCTGCTGGGCTGGGCGACCTTCCCCTCCAGCTACTCCTCGCAGCCGAAGATGGACGGCGTGGTCATCCTCTACAGCTCGCTGCCCGGCGGCAGCGCGGCCCCCTTCAACCAGGGTGACACGGCGACCCACGAGGTCGGCCACTGGCTGGGCCTGTACCACACCTTCCAGGGCGGCTGCACCACCACGAACGACAGCGTGAGCGACACCCCGGCCGAGTCCACCCCGGCGTCGGGCTGCCCCACGGGCCGCGACACCTGCTCCTCCACCGGCCTGGATCCCATCACCAACTTCATGGACTACAGCGACGACGCCTGCATGAACACCTTCTCCGCGGGCCAGATCGAGCGCATGGACACCCTGACCAAGCAGTACCGCGGGATCTGA